Genomic DNA from Candidatus Zixiibacteriota bacterium:
GGCACACAAATGTTCTACGAGTCGCCGCATCGTGTGGTGAAGGTTCTGAGTGCGATGCTTGAAGTGTTCGGTGATCGCAACTGCGCGATTGGCCGAGAACTCACAAAGATGCATGAAGAAATTATCAGGGGGCGGATTTCGGAATTGATAGAACGGTTCAGTGATGTTACACCTCGCGGAGAGTTCGTTATACTCGTCGACGGTTGCAGGGAAGAGGAGCCGTAGCAGGGGATTCATCCCGGTCGACTTTCTCATTCTGGTGTATGTTTCGTTTACGACGATCCTGCTTCTCATTGTCAACCGTCCAATTAGCGAACGGGTATGGCTGATTGCCGGGAATCTTGCGATAGCCGTCGTGGTTATCACTCTCAGGAATATCGACCCATTGTCGCAGAATAGATTGCTCCGTATTGCGAGGCGGCTCTATCCGGTGGTGCTGTTCACATTTTTCTATGAGCAGACGTCGAGCCTGATTCACGTGTTCTTTCCCGGTTGGTTTGATGCCGCTCTTTCACAGTTTGAGATAGAGATATTCGGAGCGCAGCCCTCTCTTGCGATAGAACATCTCTACAATCCGATGCTTAACGACATCGTGATGGCGTGCTATGTTTTCTATTATCTCTGCCTGCCTCTGGGACTTGTTTTTCTTGTGCTGAGGAAGAAAGAAGGCG
This window encodes:
- a CDS encoding phosphatase PAP2 family protein — its product is MLHLAESSLYSSTVAGKRSRSRGFIPVDFLILVYVSFTTILLLIVNRPISERVWLIAGNLAIAVVVITLRNIDPLSQNRLLRIARRLYPVVLFTFFYEQTSSLIHVFFPGWFDAALSQFEIEIFGAQPSLAIEHLYNPMLNDIVMACYVFYYLCLPLGLVFLVLRKKEGAVDRLITASALTFFVSYTLFFLYPVEGPRYHLAELFTQPFDGYLFVPLVKRIMDTAAVHGGAMPSSHAAVALIVLWYVIRESRRWGMALAPVILGLTIGCVWGRFHYVSDVAVGALITVVAVWLTEHAYRNRWLGSRNLD